From the Daucus carota subsp. sativus chromosome 8, DH1 v3.0, whole genome shotgun sequence genome, one window contains:
- the LOC108199601 gene encoding signal recognition particle subunit SRP54 2 encodes MVLSELHGKLTRALRQLDNETIIDEKVLNDCLNEITRALLQSDVQFSLVRDLQINIKRTVNLGQLAHGYHKRNIIRRAVEEELCKILDSGKTSYVPKKGNASVVLFVGLQGSGKTTTCTKYAQFYRKKGFKPALVCADTFRAGAYDQLKQNAMKANVPIYGSHTESDPVQIAVEGVDSFRKKTHDLIIVDTSGRHKQEEVLFEEMRQISVATNPDLVIFVMDSSIGQATYDQALAFKQSVAVGAVIITKMDGHAKGGGALSAVAATKSPVIFIGTGEHMDDFKEFDVKPFVLRLLGMGDISGFTNKVHELVAVNQQHDFMQRLSDGNFTLRNMYQLFQSMHEMGLINEVSSMLAGLAAPKGHEKESQLKFKRFMIMMDSMTNEELDSSNPKLMNKSRILRIARGSGHRVEEMEEMMEKYKLMATIPKRRDMSAVSQNRNSQRMIPPQMLNHISRLGGLKDFMKMGWT; translated from the exons ATGGTGCTGTCGGAATTACATGGAAAACTTACGCGTGCTCTGAGGCAGCTGGATAATGAGACTATAATTGACGAGAAGGTTTTGAATGATTGCTTGAACGAGATCACAAGAGCTCTTCTTCAGTCTGATGTGCAATTCAGTCTCGTTCGAGATCTGCAAATTAATATTAAGAGGACTGTTAATCTAGGCCAGCTTGCTCACGGTTATCATAAGCGCAATATTATCCGACGG GCCGTTGAGGAGGAACTTTGCAAAATTCTTGATTCGGGAAAGACCTCCTATGTACCAAAGAAAGGAAACGCAAGTGTAGTTCTGTTTGTAGGTTTGCAAG GTTCTGGAAAGACGACAACATGTACCAAATATGCACAATTTTACCGGAAGAAAGGTTTCAAACCAGCACTAGTGTGTGCTGACACATTCAGAGCCGGTGCATATGACCAACTCAAGCAGAACGCCATGAAGGCTAATGTTCCCATTTATGGAAG CCACACGGAGTCAGATCCTGTCCAAATTGCAGTAGAAGGTGTAGACAGTTTTAGAAAGAAAACCCACGATTTAATAATTGTGGACACCAGTGGGCGTCACAAGCAGGAAGAAGTTCTTTTTGAAGAGATGCGTCAAATCTCTGTAGCAACG AATCCAGATCTTGTCATTTTTGTTATGGATAGCAGTATTGGTCAAGCTACATATGATCAAGCTCTAGCATTTAAGCAAAGTGTTGCAGTTGGAGCTGTGATTATTACTAAGATGGATGGGCATGCAAAGGGAGGAGGTGCTCTTAGTGC AGTTGCAGCAACAAAAAGTCCTGTCATATTTATTGGAACTGGTGAACATATGGATGATTTTAAGGAGTTTGATGTTAAACCATTTGTCCTCCGTCTATTAG GCATGGGTGACATATCTGGGTTCACGAACAAAGTTCATGAACTTGTTGCAGTAAATCAGCAGCATGACTTTATGCAGAGACTTTCAGATGGAAACTTCACCCTGAGGAACATGTACCAATTGTTCCAGAGCATGCATGAAATGGGTCTTATAAACGAG GTTTCTTCGATGCTCGCTGGACTTGCTGCGCCGAAAGGCCATGAAAAGGAAAGTCAGTTGAAGTTCAAACGCTTTATGATAATGATGGATTCAATGACTAATGAAG AGTTAGATTCGTCAAACCCGAAGCTCATGAACAAGTCTCGAATCCTTCGGATTGCAAGAGGATCTGGTCATCGTGTAGAGGAAATGGAGGAAATGATGGAGAAGTACAAATTGATGGCCACGATTCCAAAAAGACGAGATATGAGTGCAGTGTCCCAAAACAGGAACTCACAAAGAATGATTCCTCCACAGATGCTGAATCATATTAGTAGATTGGGTGGCTTAAAAGATTTCATGAAAATGGGTTGGACATGA
- the LOC108199600 gene encoding splicing factor U2af large subunit B, protein MSRHDNRYNADGDADQGGSSPYDVFEDRSSHHQKQKYNEPERERLRTRERDQDRDSGRDRRHSDYHDRSGRDGRGRGRNEDSGRSRNHDYSRRHDYDRDKERHHRHRSRSPSVERSRDKSRSRSKSKRTSGFDMAPTVATTLPGAPGQQPEAPQAMPGMFQNMFPFGTAQMGAVPMMPAQAMTQQATRHARRVYVGGLPPLANEQTIATFFSHIMTAIGGNSAGPGDAVVNVYINHEKKFAFVEMRTVEEASNAMALDGIMFEGVSVRVRRPTDYNPSLAAALGPSQPNPHLNLAAAGLTPGGLGGAEGPDRIFVGGLPYYFTEVQIRELLESFGPLRGFDLVKDRDTGNSKGYGFCVYEDQGATDVACAALNGLKMGDKTLTVRRATISNGQVKSEQESILAQAQQHIAIQKMALQVGGVNLPGVGTGPEEDIASPTKILCLTEVITADELMDDGEYEEILEDMKDEGGKFGDLVNIVIPRPSPSGEPIEGLGKVFLEYADTTGCSNAREALSGRKFGGNSVIAVYYPEDKFYNGDYGA, encoded by the exons ATGTCTCGTCACGATAATCGATACAATGCGGATGGCGATGCGGATCAAGGTGGTTCTTCGCCGTACGATGTTTTCGAAGATCGATCTTCGCATCATCAAAAG CAAAAATATAATGAGCCAGAACGTGAGAGGTTGAGGACTAGAGAAAGAGATCAAGATAGGGATTCAGGAAGGGATCGCCGTCATAGTGATTACCATGATCGCAGTGGCAGAGATGGCAGGGGTAGGGGCAGAAACGAGGATAGTGGTCGCTCCAGGAATCATGATTACAGCAG GCGCCATGATTATGACCGAGATAAAGAAAGGCATCATAGACACAGATCACGTTCCCCATCAGTGGAGAGATCTAGGGACAAATCCAGATCTCGCTCAAAAAG CAAGCGGACAAGTGGTTTTGACATGGCACCTACGGTTGCCACCACCTTGCCTGGTGCACCAG GCCAACAGCCAGAAGCTCCTCAAGCAATGCCTGGAATGTTCCAGAATATGTTTCCTTTTGGAACGGCACAG ATGGGAGCTGTTCCCATGATGCCAGCACAAGCCATGACTCAGCAG GCTACAAGGCATGCGCGACGAGTTTATGTTGGTGGTCTTCCTCCGTTGGCTAACGAGCAG ACAATTGCAACCTTTTTTAGCCATATCATGACAGCGATTGGAGGAAATTCTGCAGGCCCAG GTGATGCCGTTGTGAATGTGTACATTAATCATGAAAAGAAATTTGCATTTGTGGAGATGAGAACAGTTGAAGAAGCAAGTAATGCAATGGCCTTGGATGGAATAATGTTCGAG gGAGTTTCTGTCCGTGTTAGACGGCCTACCGATTACAACCCTTCATTGGCTGCAGCACTTGGTCCAAGCCAACCAAATCCTCACCTTAACCTGGCTGCTGCTGGACTTACACCTGG TGGGTTAGGTGGAGCCGAAGGACCAGATCGTATTTTCGTTGGTGGGTTGCCATACTACTTCACTGAAGTGCAGATAAGAGAATTACTAGAGTCGTTTGG GCCTTTGCGTGGTTTTGACCTTGTTAAGGATCGTGACACTGGAAACTCCAAAGGATATGGCTTCTGTGTCTATGAG GATCAAGGTGCAACTGATGTTGCATGTGCTGCTTTAAACGGCTTAAAAATGGGTGATAAAACCCTAACTGTTCGACGTGCTACCATCAG CAATGGGCAGGTGAAATCTGAACAAGAAAGTATATTAGCTCAAGCACAACAGCATATTGCTATACAG AAAATGGCGCTGCAGGTTGGAGGAGTAAATCTTCCTGGAGTAGGTACAGGACCAGAAGAAGATATTGCGTCTCCAACCAAAATCTTATGCTTAACTGAG GTGATAACAGCCGATGAATTGATGGATGACGGCGAATATGAAGAAATACTAGAAGACATGAAGGATGAAGGGGGGAAGTTTG GAGATCTGGTAAATATCGTGATTCCACGTCCAAGCCCAAGTGGAGAACCGATTGAAGGTCTTGGGaag GTGTTCTTGGAGTATGCTGATACCACAGGATGTTCAAATGCAAGGGAAGCTCTTAGTGGGCGGAAATTCGGGGGTAACAGTGTCATCGCTGTCTATTATCCTGAAGACAAATTTTATAACGGAGATTATGGGGCTTAG